One segment of Rubripirellula amarantea DNA contains the following:
- a CDS encoding CvpA family protein — translation MKQKFPFEPEVSSTMSPVMRLFWCIAFFGPAGYFGYQGEPLLAAVLVAAGVGSLSGYRMGALSMITSVAAFAAAVWYGPSLGIEQEARFTQWFGTTGLLNRGVSIGVVAIAISMVVWFISYLTIGRVIARRPSLDRLNRRSGFLLGCVQSSFAVVLLIGGILMIEPVQRERVANQNIPEADLPRVTKAVFWISEEVDQSAAGKYMREYNPFTRIPQLNQIERVQQTAAVLADPSKMNEVIEHPSIRQLQNRPDVREAVAELRGDENLREILTSGKPMDRAAAMTLLSHPAVLNLVDQPGFLDEAKKAIADAGL, via the coding sequence ATGAAACAGAAATTCCCCTTCGAGCCCGAAGTCTCATCAACGATGTCCCCAGTGATGCGATTGTTTTGGTGCATCGCATTTTTTGGTCCCGCAGGATACTTCGGATACCAGGGGGAACCCTTGCTGGCCGCGGTCTTGGTAGCTGCCGGCGTGGGATCGCTAAGTGGTTATCGAATGGGGGCGTTGTCCATGATCACCTCGGTTGCTGCGTTCGCCGCTGCGGTCTGGTACGGTCCAAGTTTAGGCATCGAACAGGAAGCTCGCTTCACCCAGTGGTTTGGGACAACGGGCCTGCTCAATCGAGGTGTCAGTATCGGAGTCGTTGCGATTGCTATCTCGATGGTGGTTTGGTTTATCAGCTATCTCACGATCGGACGCGTGATCGCTCGGCGACCATCGCTTGATCGTCTGAACCGTCGTTCCGGATTTTTGCTCGGATGTGTTCAAAGTAGCTTTGCAGTCGTGCTGTTGATCGGCGGAATCTTGATGATTGAACCGGTTCAGCGTGAGCGTGTTGCCAACCAAAACATCCCAGAAGCCGACTTGCCCCGAGTCACCAAAGCCGTGTTCTGGATCAGCGAGGAAGTGGACCAAAGTGCTGCGGGCAAGTACATGCGCGAGTACAACCCATTCACGCGAATCCCTCAGCTCAATCAGATCGAACGAGTTCAACAGACTGCCGCTGTGTTAGCCGATCCGTCGAAGATGAACGAGGTCATTGAACATCCCTCGATCCGCCAACTGCAAAACCGCCCGGACGTTCGCGAGGCCGTGGCTGAGTTGCGTGGCGATGAAAACTTGCGAGAGATATTAACCTCGGGCAAGCCAATGGACCGAGCCGCGGCCATGACGTTGCTGAGCCACCCTGCGGTCTTGAACTTGGTTGATCAGCCCGGGTTTCTAGATGAGGCCAAGAAGGCAATCGCGGATGCCGGGCTGTAG
- a CDS encoding MG2 domain-containing protein, whose protein sequence is MTDAERQRLLDQLLELHFDLLDEPDASALRSRIEREPEVALLWQQTQRISDGLAQASRLDDPVAMVNVAGQRLAKPYQKRPLVAAALAACLGWLILAAGHLASRPAGPPMPIAIKARVDTQPDSSFAVNVQASPVSGTTTDFLVTPATLSFSVLNHRSVLFSGVVKTDVEGSVRIELPDQMVIPAETRLRIQAKQDSERSPSGTIEIPLPPTRCVTYLTTDRPLYAPGETVYVRSVTMTRVRQTAVVEVPIRYSLLRPDGPQVHSEVHEGVTQQGVGNTAFVLPADLDPGSYRVVAESLDGLFPSEQIPIEVKAFKRVTMAKSVLFDRRSYRPGEMVSATIRIKDLAGAPQMGARVTVQAIAGKSVLHRASGRSGDDGEFECLFRLPRSLMSDKARLSLEVAVGKVRESRSFPIPLVQGNPRVQFFPEGGELVAGLTNRVYVQTLDNSGAPVEISGEIVDEAESVVAAFTTNRDGRARFEITPALGKTYQWRSPTNDDAVSLPTAVADLPVIVTGKGVFGAHKPIEMVLRSLRSRAVVVHAVCRGRLLTRQNVLLHEGDNPISLEIPTDAAGVVRLTVFDDTDRPVMERLVYRKSQDTLKVSMNPILGEGSRRFRVQVSDPSGALSRAVLGVSVVNEEVAVQANQPRMTMPTFFRLGSEIANPEALENGDFYLSDQPESEVALDLLLATQGWRRFAWRGEGAMTSVNQKDLRERIVRLLSINGEGERQSVYTTDDEAKIQAWDEHLKASHESFRRMLVGGSIWTLIVFLLGSVWTWARHRRRWPRSVALLMVVVALAVPGCGQSQSTVITPSADYDTPSAVLPNTDLQDSPSTPSIMPDENEQATIEILQSLLLNGNSEAWFASQPITREKLQEMMVRRGLTPDTMADDLLAELRFPIRQYAYTAIEESVNEGSVPATLFWNPMLITADDGTAIIEFDVPDTVERLRWHIDVHASDGALGSWNSVRAVDPQMRPNRDLAD, encoded by the coding sequence ATGACCGATGCCGAACGTCAACGATTGCTTGATCAGCTCCTTGAACTGCATTTCGATCTGCTGGATGAACCGGATGCATCCGCTTTGCGAAGCCGCATCGAAAGGGAGCCTGAAGTAGCTTTGCTTTGGCAGCAAACGCAACGAATCAGCGACGGTCTAGCTCAAGCTTCCAGACTGGATGATCCAGTGGCGATGGTGAACGTCGCGGGACAACGTTTGGCCAAACCGTATCAGAAGCGTCCTCTTGTCGCCGCTGCCTTAGCCGCCTGCTTGGGATGGCTGATATTGGCCGCAGGTCACCTGGCGAGCCGTCCTGCGGGACCGCCAATGCCAATTGCAATCAAGGCTCGCGTGGACACCCAACCGGATTCCAGCTTTGCCGTAAACGTCCAGGCGTCGCCGGTCTCTGGAACAACTACCGACTTTCTTGTCACTCCGGCGACGCTTTCGTTCTCGGTTCTTAACCATCGTTCGGTGCTGTTTAGCGGGGTCGTTAAAACTGACGTTGAAGGCAGCGTTCGCATTGAGTTGCCTGACCAAATGGTAATCCCCGCAGAGACTCGTTTACGGATCCAAGCGAAACAAGACAGTGAGCGATCACCGAGCGGTACGATTGAAATTCCATTGCCGCCGACGCGATGCGTAACCTATCTCACCACCGATCGGCCGTTATACGCACCCGGCGAAACCGTCTATGTTCGATCCGTCACCATGACCCGAGTTCGTCAAACCGCCGTCGTTGAAGTGCCTATTCGGTATTCGCTGCTGCGTCCCGATGGACCTCAAGTGCATAGCGAAGTTCACGAGGGAGTCACGCAGCAGGGTGTCGGCAATACTGCGTTTGTATTGCCAGCGGATCTAGATCCAGGAAGTTACCGTGTGGTTGCGGAAAGCTTAGATGGTTTGTTTCCCAGCGAGCAGATACCGATCGAGGTAAAAGCATTCAAGCGAGTCACCATGGCAAAGTCGGTCCTGTTTGACCGACGCAGTTATCGGCCCGGCGAGATGGTTTCAGCGACGATTCGGATCAAGGATCTCGCCGGGGCACCACAGATGGGAGCCCGCGTAACGGTTCAAGCGATCGCAGGGAAAAGCGTTTTGCATCGGGCGTCTGGTCGTTCCGGTGACGATGGTGAATTTGAATGTTTGTTTCGGCTTCCACGGTCTTTGATGTCCGATAAGGCCCGATTGTCGTTGGAGGTTGCGGTGGGGAAAGTCCGTGAGTCACGGTCATTCCCGATTCCCTTGGTCCAAGGAAATCCTCGGGTTCAGTTCTTCCCTGAGGGCGGAGAGTTGGTCGCCGGCCTAACTAACCGCGTGTATGTCCAAACACTCGACAACTCGGGGGCACCGGTGGAAATCAGCGGCGAAATTGTGGATGAAGCGGAGAGCGTTGTTGCTGCATTCACCACCAACCGAGATGGAAGGGCGAGATTTGAAATCACTCCAGCGTTGGGCAAGACTTATCAGTGGCGTTCACCGACAAATGACGACGCCGTGTCCTTGCCAACGGCAGTTGCCGATTTGCCGGTGATCGTTACAGGGAAAGGCGTGTTTGGCGCTCACAAGCCCATTGAAATGGTTCTGCGCAGTCTGCGAAGTCGTGCCGTTGTTGTGCATGCCGTTTGTCGAGGTCGGCTTCTCACCCGACAAAATGTTTTGCTCCACGAAGGAGACAATCCGATCTCATTGGAGATTCCCACTGATGCTGCGGGAGTTGTCCGGCTAACGGTCTTTGACGACACGGACAGGCCAGTGATGGAGCGATTGGTGTATCGCAAGTCTCAGGACACGCTCAAAGTAAGTATGAATCCAATACTCGGTGAAGGATCGAGACGATTCCGAGTCCAGGTTTCCGATCCTTCCGGCGCTTTGTCACGCGCAGTGTTGGGCGTCAGCGTCGTGAACGAAGAAGTTGCGGTTCAAGCCAATCAGCCACGAATGACCATGCCCACATTCTTTCGTTTGGGCAGTGAGATTGCTAACCCAGAGGCGCTCGAAAATGGGGACTTCTATTTAAGCGATCAGCCGGAATCCGAAGTGGCGCTTGATCTATTACTTGCCACCCAGGGCTGGCGAAGGTTCGCGTGGCGTGGTGAAGGGGCAATGACTTCCGTCAACCAGAAAGACTTGCGAGAACGGATCGTGCGTTTGCTTTCCATCAATGGCGAGGGCGAACGCCAGAGCGTTTACACTACCGACGACGAGGCCAAGATCCAGGCTTGGGATGAGCACCTAAAGGCCTCCCATGAATCGTTCCGTAGGATGTTGGTGGGCGGTTCAATTTGGACCTTGATTGTGTTCTTACTTGGCAGCGTTTGGACCTGGGCTCGGCATCGACGTCGCTGGCCCCGGTCTGTTGCCCTTCTGATGGTCGTAGTGGCGCTAGCGGTGCCCGGGTGCGGGCAATCACAAAGCACGGTGATCACACCTTCGGCTGACTATGACACGCCCTCGGCGGTATTACCCAACACGGACCTCCAAGATTCGCCAAGCACACCATCGATCATGCCAGACGAAAATGAACAGGCAACGATTGAGATCTTGCAATCGTTGCTGTTGAACGGCAATTCAGAAGCGTGGTTTGCATCGCAACCCATCACACGTGAAAAATTACAAGAGATGATGGTGCGGCGTGGACTGACACCCGACACGATGGCTGATGATTTACTCGCAGAGTTGCGATTTCCGATTCGACAGTACGCCTACACCGCGATTGAAGAGTCGGTCAATGAAGGCTCTGTACCCGCCACGTTGTTTTGGAATCCGATGTTGATCACCGCCGATGACGGGACTGCCATTATCGAGTTCGATGTACCCGACACCGTCGAGCGACTTCGATGGCACATTGACGTTCATGCCAGCGACGGTGCGCTGGGATCATGGAACTCGGTGCGAGCTGTCGACCCGCAGATGAGGCCGAATCGAGATCTCGCGGACTAA
- a CDS encoding S9 family peptidase, translated as MPGNSRGQQAEAKVEGNVVSEKRNELSLERLYHPTKKVDFAAELPKSHWIGRDQSELLIRYGNRWSRFDLAVEPNAKSRVKPWPVFDRLCDQLATLSEIDREKAEPLIAEAVPSMREATDSIIVRSGNSVITVSAQTPASYLSRDGSTWHDPTLDPTGRKLAYTREGDLFVMDVATNLTRRLTHDASETLLDGILDWTYQEEIYGRGNFRAFWFSPDGHWLAMLRIDIGEVKPYVLAESKHDRNAGPTVRYSKAGDPIPHASLLLWDLRDFASREVPQAKVLVQSTSQDELIISGVWWHDRQNKLVYCISDRQQTYRELRMADPTSHDVVATAKVFLREESPAWVEPPASPAWLPSGGLIWRSELPSGKYRLYSIDPDGRSSYPITPNDMHVMNFAVSSRSSPLRVLFTADRGSSQGHYVYQTTIRDPIVRQDSTAGLDSTAGRGPSSGQGPSSGLGSKVGRAARSSDIPILMTTKPGWHDVDFALDGQWFTDRHSTSSSPPSLSVQSSEADGGLAIAIENQALQTKTPISKPEIFSIKGENGEGLPAMLVMPRVTEAAKTAQRYPVVVEVYGGPGTPTVRDRWRGTTTLYREWLSRQGIATLVVDNRSSAGSSAAASWPVQRELGKYEFADLMTSVDWLKRQPWVDTERIAIRGWSFGGFMTLYAMTHSDAFVAGIAGGAVTDWKEYDSFYTERYMGLPAANANGYEATSVVRRAGQLSGKLLLIHGEIDDNVHPACTLRMADALQQAGKDFEMMIYPGAGHAVTDPNQKWHLAKLTDGFLRRHLQGKTTEN; from the coding sequence ATGCCGGGTAATTCGCGGGGGCAACAAGCCGAGGCAAAAGTCGAGGGAAATGTTGTTAGCGAGAAACGAAATGAATTATCGCTCGAACGCCTCTACCACCCGACCAAGAAAGTTGATTTTGCAGCGGAACTACCCAAGTCACACTGGATTGGACGAGATCAGTCAGAGCTGTTGATCCGTTACGGAAATCGCTGGTCACGCTTTGACCTTGCCGTTGAACCGAATGCCAAATCAAGGGTCAAGCCATGGCCGGTGTTTGACCGACTTTGCGATCAGCTCGCCACGTTATCGGAAATCGATCGCGAGAAGGCAGAGCCCCTAATTGCGGAAGCAGTGCCTTCGATGCGAGAGGCCACGGATTCGATCATTGTTCGGTCGGGCAACAGCGTGATCACCGTTTCGGCACAAACACCCGCGAGCTATTTATCACGCGATGGTTCGACTTGGCACGATCCGACACTTGATCCAACCGGTCGCAAGCTCGCCTATACCCGCGAGGGCGACTTGTTCGTGATGGATGTTGCGACCAACCTGACTCGACGTCTTACCCATGATGCTTCTGAAACGTTGCTTGATGGTATCTTGGACTGGACCTATCAGGAAGAAATCTATGGTCGAGGAAACTTCCGAGCATTCTGGTTTAGCCCTGATGGCCATTGGTTGGCGATGCTGCGTATCGACATCGGTGAGGTGAAACCGTATGTGCTCGCGGAATCCAAGCACGATCGCAATGCCGGGCCGACCGTGCGTTACAGCAAAGCGGGGGATCCCATTCCTCACGCCTCGTTGTTGCTTTGGGACCTTCGTGACTTCGCATCTCGGGAGGTTCCGCAGGCGAAGGTTCTGGTGCAGTCGACCAGCCAGGATGAACTCATCATTAGCGGCGTTTGGTGGCACGACCGTCAAAACAAGTTGGTTTATTGCATAAGTGATCGCCAGCAAACCTACCGAGAACTCAGGATGGCAGACCCCACTTCGCACGATGTGGTAGCGACGGCGAAAGTGTTTCTGCGTGAAGAGAGCCCTGCTTGGGTGGAGCCTCCCGCATCGCCGGCGTGGTTGCCTAGCGGCGGATTGATTTGGCGAAGCGAGTTGCCATCGGGAAAGTACCGCCTGTACTCCATCGATCCCGATGGTCGGTCTTCGTACCCGATCACTCCAAACGACATGCATGTTATGAACTTCGCGGTGTCATCTCGATCGTCGCCGCTGCGAGTGCTGTTCACGGCTGATCGTGGATCGAGTCAGGGGCATTACGTCTACCAGACAACGATACGGGATCCCATAGTTAGGCAGGATTCTACTGCTGGGCTAGATTCTACCGCTGGGCGAGGTCCTAGCTCTGGGCAGGGTCCTAGCTCTGGGCTGGGCTCCAAGGTTGGCCGGGCGGCACGGTCGTCTGACATCCCTATCTTGATGACCACCAAGCCTGGTTGGCACGACGTTGATTTTGCATTGGACGGACAATGGTTCACGGACCGTCATAGCACGTCTTCGTCGCCACCTTCGTTGTCCGTCCAGTCGAGCGAAGCGGATGGTGGCTTGGCGATTGCGATTGAAAACCAAGCCTTACAGACTAAGACCCCAATCAGTAAACCTGAGATCTTTTCTATCAAAGGAGAAAATGGCGAAGGGTTGCCGGCGATGTTAGTCATGCCCCGGGTGACCGAAGCCGCCAAGACGGCCCAACGCTACCCGGTTGTCGTCGAGGTCTATGGCGGGCCGGGGACTCCGACGGTGCGGGATCGCTGGCGCGGAACGACAACGCTTTACCGCGAATGGTTGTCTCGACAGGGCATCGCCACGCTCGTCGTCGATAATCGCAGCAGCGCAGGCAGTTCGGCGGCAGCGAGCTGGCCGGTTCAAAGGGAACTGGGGAAATACGAATTTGCTGATTTGATGACGTCCGTGGATTGGCTTAAGCGCCAACCCTGGGTCGACACCGAGCGGATCGCGATCCGAGGTTGGTCCTTTGGCGGATTCATGACGCTGTACGCAATGACACATAGCGATGCGTTCGTAGCCGGAATCGCCGGCGGTGCGGTCACCGATTGGAAGGAATACGATTCGTTCTACACCGAGCGGTACATGGGGCTGCCCGCGGCGAACGCCAATGGGTACGAAGCCACTTCAGTGGTGCGTCGAGCGGGGCAACTATCAGGCAAATTGTTGTTGATTCACGGCGAAATCGACGACAATGTGCACCCGGCATGCACGCTTCGGATGGCAGATGCTTTGCAGCAGGCGGGTAAAGATTTCGAGATGATGATCTATCCGGGCGCTGGCCATGCGGTCACCGATCCGAACCAGAAATGGCACCTCGCGAAGCTGACCGACGGGTTTCTTCGGCGACATTTGCAGGGGAAAACGACCGAAAACTAA
- a CDS encoding FKBP-type peptidyl-prolyl cis-trans isomerase, whose amino-acid sequence MSRFPMAVSAKFTILLMMVSLCIVTAQAQDDAAEAPKAEATDVEPIGYFLGLSVGQQMLQNGFEKGDFNLDALVVGLQDGMDKKDAALSDEQLKETQAKIQALLGQRQEAAIEKMKAAGVQYLAKNKDEEGVVELESGLQYKVIDEGDGEMPGPTDTVVVHYTGKLINGQTFDSSVTRGEPAKFRVNQVIQGWQEGLQKMKVGSKWKLYIPSDLAYGAQGSRGAIGPHQVLVFDVELLEIQ is encoded by the coding sequence ATGTCCCGATTCCCCATGGCGGTCTCCGCCAAATTCACCATTTTGTTAATGATGGTGAGCCTTTGCATTGTCACCGCCCAGGCGCAAGACGATGCGGCCGAAGCACCCAAAGCTGAAGCAACCGACGTAGAGCCGATTGGCTACTTTTTGGGTCTGTCCGTTGGCCAGCAAATGTTGCAAAACGGATTTGAGAAAGGCGACTTTAACCTCGACGCCTTAGTCGTCGGTCTTCAAGACGGCATGGACAAGAAAGATGCTGCGTTGTCCGACGAGCAACTCAAGGAAACCCAAGCCAAGATTCAAGCGTTGCTTGGCCAGCGTCAAGAAGCGGCCATCGAGAAGATGAAAGCCGCTGGCGTGCAATATTTGGCCAAGAACAAAGACGAGGAAGGCGTCGTGGAACTTGAAAGCGGTCTGCAGTACAAAGTGATTGATGAAGGCGATGGCGAAATGCCAGGACCAACGGATACCGTAGTCGTGCACTACACCGGTAAGCTGATCAATGGTCAAACCTTCGATAGCTCGGTGACACGTGGCGAACCTGCCAAGTTCCGCGTCAATCAAGTAATTCAAGGCTGGCAAGAAGGTCTTCAAAAAATGAAGGTCGGAAGTAAGTGGAAGCTTTACATTCCATCGGATCTTGCCTACGGTGCGCAAGGTAGCCGCGGCGCGATCGGGCCTCACCAAGTGCTCGTGTTCGACGTCGAGCTACTTGAAATTCAGTAG
- a CDS encoding DUF6580 family putative transport protein gives MFYVALILVAVASRFLPHPPNVACIGAIGLFVGCYAAGKRAYLVPAAVLLLSDIIGYALGIPGMGFYAPVTMLAVYGGATLAVLIGRQLAKVRASTTATKFGLGVFGGSLAASTLFFIVSNLGVWAAGWYSMTAGGLVSCFVAAIPFYGYTIAGDLAFSALMFAGYEFAMKPSAVAAKA, from the coding sequence ATGTTTTACGTCGCCCTGATCCTCGTCGCCGTCGCCAGCCGCTTCCTTCCGCATCCACCCAATGTGGCCTGCATTGGAGCAATTGGCTTGTTTGTAGGCTGCTACGCAGCGGGCAAACGCGCCTACTTGGTGCCTGCGGCTGTGCTGTTGCTTAGCGACATCATTGGCTACGCCCTGGGAATTCCCGGCATGGGCTTCTACGCTCCTGTGACGATGCTGGCTGTTTATGGTGGTGCAACGCTTGCCGTGCTGATCGGGCGTCAACTCGCCAAGGTTCGCGCCTCAACGACCGCTACCAAGTTTGGCTTAGGCGTATTTGGCGGATCACTTGCCGCATCGACCTTGTTCTTCATTGTCAGCAACCTCGGCGTTTGGGCCGCAGGTTGGTATTCAATGACCGCGGGCGGATTGGTCAGTTGCTTCGTTGCCGCGATTCCGTTCTACGGCTACACGATCGCTGGTGACTTAGCGTTTTCGGCTCTGATGTTTGCCGGTTACGAATTCGCGATGAAGCCATCCGCTGTCGCTGCCAAAGCCTAG
- a CDS encoding serine/threonine protein kinase produces the protein MAGVDLNQYELGEILGVGTVGTIYAAKRVGSDEIVAVKKLHPNVSQDPNIRARFEREMLILSRLTHPNIIAYYGGGDMDGQLFYIMELVDGGTVKDLLARQGMISWPVVAELARQICSALQHAHNYGVVHRDLKPGNLFLTRNGELKLGDFGIARDLHNTDLTHSGMTVGTHAYMAPEQITGDTSISGKADLYALGCCLYEMLTGQKVFPGENFAQLFERHLHSTPPHVKNLIFDCPDEMDAIIHQCLEKKVEDRPFNARTVQGVMLELAEKYDLSHAKTTADRAVDDVPADHANSRSRQMLIDQIRQETYGQSFDNINWKGLAWVVAGIAVVIALIALLNQ, from the coding sequence ATGGCCGGTGTGGATCTCAATCAATACGAACTAGGTGAAATCCTAGGCGTTGGAACCGTAGGAACGATTTACGCTGCTAAGCGAGTTGGCAGCGACGAGATCGTTGCGGTAAAAAAGCTGCACCCCAACGTTAGCCAAGACCCCAATATCCGCGCTCGTTTCGAACGTGAGATGTTGATTCTATCGCGGCTGACGCACCCCAATATCATCGCCTACTACGGTGGCGGCGATATGGATGGGCAACTCTTCTACATTATGGAGTTGGTCGATGGTGGAACCGTCAAAGACCTGCTCGCTCGCCAAGGCATGATCTCGTGGCCTGTGGTTGCCGAATTGGCTCGGCAAATTTGTTCGGCGTTACAGCACGCCCACAATTACGGGGTCGTTCATCGAGACTTGAAGCCTGGCAACCTCTTCTTGACCCGCAATGGTGAGCTGAAATTGGGTGACTTTGGCATCGCCCGGGATCTGCACAATACCGACCTGACCCATTCCGGCATGACCGTTGGCACGCATGCCTATATGGCTCCCGAGCAAATTACCGGCGACACGTCAATTTCGGGAAAAGCCGACCTGTATGCTTTGGGTTGTTGCTTGTACGAGATGTTGACTGGGCAAAAAGTATTCCCCGGCGAAAACTTTGCGCAGCTCTTCGAGCGGCATCTGCATTCGACACCTCCGCACGTGAAAAATCTCATTTTTGATTGTCCTGATGAGATGGACGCCATCATTCACCAATGCTTGGAAAAGAAGGTCGAAGATCGTCCTTTCAATGCCCGGACGGTTCAGGGGGTGATGCTGGAACTGGCTGAGAAATATGACCTTTCTCACGCCAAAACGACCGCAGATCGGGCAGTGGACGACGTCCCGGCCGATCATGCCAATTCAAGAAGTCGGCAAATGTTGATCGACCAAATCCGCCAAGAAACCTACGGTCAGTCCTTCGACAATATCAATTGGAAAGGTCTGGCTTGGGTGGTTGCCGGAATTGCCGTCGTCATTGCATTGATCGCTTTACTGAACCAGTAA
- the rplU gene encoding 50S ribosomal protein L21: protein MYAIIVDGGRQYKVEPGMELDVDFREIAEGESLTFEKVLAVSGDSGMTLGSPTVSGASVTASVLGTIQDKKIYIQKFRRRKNSKRRTGHRQSHTRVKIEKIAGV, encoded by the coding sequence ATGTACGCCATCATCGTCGACGGCGGTCGTCAGTACAAAGTTGAGCCCGGCATGGAGCTTGACGTCGACTTCCGTGAAATTGCCGAAGGCGAAAGTCTTACCTTCGAAAAGGTTTTGGCTGTCAGTGGCGACTCGGGCATGACTTTGGGAAGTCCCACCGTCAGTGGCGCCAGCGTCACCGCTTCGGTTTTGGGAACCATCCAAGACAAGAAGATCTACATCCAGAAGTTCCGCCGTCGCAAAAACAGCAAGCGACGCACTGGGCACCGTCAATCTCACACGCGTGTGAAGATCGAAAAAATCGCAGGTGTCTAA
- a CDS encoding sulfatase-like hydrolase/transferase codes for MIVRSQEFSIVILFRLLVALIIVATSTLVSLSNPLFAEDGVSKRPNIVWIISEDNSKHYLKHFDESGTPTPAIEAMARHGVTFDRAFSCSPVCSVARTTLITSCYAPRIGTQYHRALKQAEMPANVSMFPKYLKDAGYYTTNNAKEDYNAVKTDGVWNESSRRADWKNRPSNDTPFFHVQTIHTSHESQLHFSEADMQTPNKTSSDEVDLQPYFPDTPLFRYTRARYHDLIQKVDDQVGKLIEDLETSGELENTFVFYFGDHGGVLPRSKGYLFESGLHVPLVVRVGDNVKHLVDRPFGSRTNGFVEFVDFGPTTLTLAGVDVPTEVDGQPFLGDKIDASEVDRRDEAFGHADRFDEKYDLVRSLRVGNWKYIRNFDPIYPDSLQNNYRYNMLAYQQWRQLYQDGELTPDQSAFFESKLPEALYDLETDPHETNNLATEPRYRSQLIEMRDRLTQRLMDMPDLSFIPEAYLIDEAISQPVAFGQTHRDEIGELIRIANLALRPWNEAKPELKAALDSEDPLVRYWAVAAATSFGDQAESIKHEMEERLVDMEPIVVARAVEFFTTTEFDDLKQGAEPLSFLYRSISRATSEAEALPILGTAVFVNDHCDDRFPLDMKQVKLIIPVVPNSELERRMKYLGSL; via the coding sequence ATGATTGTTCGTTCTCAAGAGTTTTCCATCGTGATTCTGTTTCGATTGTTGGTCGCCCTGATCATTGTGGCAACCTCCACCCTTGTTTCGCTTTCCAATCCTTTGTTTGCGGAAGATGGCGTTTCTAAGCGTCCCAACATTGTTTGGATCATTAGCGAGGACAACTCGAAACACTATTTGAAGCACTTTGACGAATCGGGAACGCCAACGCCAGCGATTGAAGCGATGGCACGTCACGGCGTGACATTCGACCGAGCATTTTCTTGCTCGCCGGTTTGCTCGGTGGCGCGAACGACGCTGATCACAAGCTGCTATGCACCACGCATCGGCACCCAGTACCACCGCGCTTTGAAACAAGCCGAAATGCCCGCCAACGTGTCCATGTTTCCTAAGTATCTCAAGGATGCTGGCTACTACACCACCAACAATGCCAAGGAAGATTACAACGCCGTCAAAACCGACGGCGTTTGGAATGAATCGTCCAGGCGAGCGGACTGGAAAAACCGGCCTTCCAACGACACTCCGTTTTTTCACGTCCAAACCATCCACACTTCGCACGAAAGCCAGCTTCACTTTAGTGAGGCGGACATGCAAACACCCAATAAGACGTCGTCGGATGAAGTCGACCTGCAACCCTACTTTCCTGACACGCCACTGTTTCGCTACACCCGGGCACGGTATCACGATCTAATTCAAAAAGTGGACGACCAGGTCGGGAAGCTCATTGAAGATCTCGAAACCAGTGGAGAACTTGAAAACACCTTTGTGTTTTATTTCGGGGATCATGGCGGTGTCTTGCCACGATCCAAAGGCTATTTGTTTGAAAGCGGTTTGCACGTTCCCTTGGTTGTTCGTGTTGGTGACAACGTCAAGCATCTCGTTGACCGACCGTTTGGCAGTCGCACCAACGGCTTTGTTGAGTTCGTTGACTTCGGGCCCACCACTTTGACCCTTGCCGGTGTCGATGTCCCGACCGAAGTTGACGGCCAACCTTTCTTGGGTGACAAGATTGATGCATCGGAAGTGGACCGACGAGACGAAGCGTTTGGGCACGCCGATCGATTCGATGAAAAGTACGATCTGGTTCGTTCTCTTCGCGTGGGCAATTGGAAGTACATTCGCAATTTCGACCCGATCTATCCTGACTCGCTGCAAAACAACTACCGGTACAACATGCTGGCCTACCAACAATGGCGACAGCTTTACCAAGACGGCGAACTCACCCCGGACCAGTCGGCTTTCTTCGAGTCAAAGTTGCCTGAAGCCCTGTATGACTTAGAGACCGATCCACACGAAACAAACAACCTGGCCACTGAGCCTCGTTATCGATCTCAACTTATCGAGATGCGAGATCGACTGACGCAACGATTGATGGACATGCCCGATCTGAGTTTCATCCCGGAAGCCTACCTGATCGACGAAGCAATATCGCAACCAGTCGCCTTTGGCCAAACACATCGGGATGAGATCGGCGAATTGATCCGAATTGCAAACCTGGCGTTACGGCCTTGGAACGAGGCCAAACCAGAACTCAAAGCTGCTTTAGACAGCGAAGACCCGTTGGTCCGCTATTGGGCGGTTGCCGCAGCGACTAGTTTCGGGGATCAGGCAGAGTCCATCAAACATGAGATGGAAGAACGCTTGGTCGACATGGAACCGATCGTCGTTGCCCGCGCCGTTGAGTTCTTTACCACCACTGAGTTTGATGATCTCAAACAGGGTGCTGAACCGCTCAGTTTTCTGTACCGTTCCATCTCTCGAGCGACCAGCGAAGCGGAAGCGTTGCCCATTTTGGGAACCGCCGTTTTCGTCAACGATCACTGCGACGACCGTTTCCCCCTCGACATGAAACAGGTGAAATTGATTATCCCTGTTGTTCCCAATAGCGAACTTGAACGGCGAATGAAGTACTTGGGATCGCTTTAG